Within Psychrobacter sp. AH5, the genomic segment TTTTAGTGCGCCGGTACAGTTAAACTACGATTATAAAGATGAGGATTTAGCGTTCTTACTTGCGCATGAGACCAATGGCTTTAATCAGTGGCAAGTGACGCAGATGCTAGTCAATCGTATCTTGCTGCCAACAGAGAGCGTCAAAAGTCGTCCTGATATTTATTTGCAGACCTTAGCCAAGACTTTGCCAAAGCTGGCCGCGAGCGATGCTATGTTAGCGGCGCGCCTGCTCGATATTCCCTCCGCACAAGAGCTAGCTGCCGCCACTCATCAAGACTATGATCCCAAAGTCATTAAAGAGCAGCGCGACGGTTTATATAATCAAGTGGCAGAATCCCTCAAAGATCAGTGGGCGGCGCTCTATCAGCAATTGCCGCTACAGCCGTATACCGATAGCCCAGTAGCGCTGGGTAAGCGCGCACTACGTAATGTCATCTTAGACATGGCATTAACGGCTAAAGTTGAGGGCGCCGAGCAGTGGGCTGAGCAGCAGTACCATAATGCCAGCTGTATGACTGAGCGCTTTGGCGCGCTAAAAGCGATGGTTAATCATAAGCTCGCTAAGGCCGATGAATATTTAGCAGATTTTTATCAGCGCTTTAGTGATAATGATTTGGTGATAGATTTATGGTTCAGTGTGCAAGCGGCCAGCCCTCATGTGACTACAAAAGATATCAAAGCCCTATTAGTGCATGATAATTTTGATTGGCATACGCCTAACCGTATCCGCTCAGTGATCAGTGCCTTTACCTCGCAGCCAACGGTGCTATGGACCGAGCAGGGCTTAGATATCTATACTGGCGTGATCAAGACTTTGGACAGCACCAATCCAGTGCTCGCCGCGCGTCTGCTACAGGTGTTAGCGTGTTGGTATACCTTAGTTGCGCCGACACGGCAAATGGCGCACGATAAACTCACGAAGCTGCAGCAGCAAGTGAGCTCTAAAAACGTGCTGGAAACTTTAGATAGTGTGTTAAGTGCGGCAGCTAATTAACTCTTATCAGATCTTCTTTATCCACCAACGAAGGGTACGTGTGGCATGGATCTAAAAAGTATTGAAAAAATTGAAAAAAAGGCCGGCTTTAGTCGCTCAGAGGCGCTACGTATGGCTTGGGTGTTGGTGTTTATTATTGGCGTAATGCTGTACGCGCACTTTAATACTCCGGCTGTGCCTGGCCGGATAATGCTGATAGTCGCGGCGATGATTGGCGGCTACATGGCGCTCAATATTGGCGCAAATGATGTCGCTAATAACGTCGGCCCGGCGGTAGGCTCACAAGCTCTGACTATGGTCGGGGCGATTGTTATCGCTGGTATCTTTGAAGCGGCTGGCGCGTTAATCGCTGGTGGCGATGTGGTTAGCACCATCAAAAATGGCATCATTGATCCAAGCCTAATTCAAGACAGTAATGTGTTTATTTGGATTATGATGGCCGCTTTATTAGCGGGAGCCGTATGGCTGAACTTTGCCACGGCAGTAGGGGCGCCGGTGTCAACCACCCATTCTGTCGTCGGCGGGGTGATGGGAGCGGGTATCGCGGCGGGTGGCTGGGGTATTGTCAATTGGAGTCAGATGGCAGCGATAGCGTCGAGCTGGGTTATCTCTCCGGTTATGGGCGGTATTATAGCCGCCGCTTTTTTGCTACTTATCAAGCACACCATTACTTATAAAGACGACAAAATAGCCGCCGCCAAACGGGTAGTGCCGCTATTGATATCATTAATGGCATGGTCATTTACCACTTATCTACTTATGAAAGGCCTAAATAAGCTTTGGGAGCTGAGCTTTGCTATGGCCTTAGGCTTGGGTTTTTTCGTCGCTATTGCTATTTATATTATTATCAAACCTCTAATCGCTAAAGCGGCAGATAACATTGATAATGATAAACATGCTATTAACTCCCTTTTTACCGTACCGCTAATATTTGCGGCCGCCATGCTCAGCTTTGCCCATGGGGCCAATGACGTTGCCAATGCGGTAGGACCTTTAGCGGCGATTAGTGATGCTATCACTAGTGGCGGTATCGCGAGTCAGGCCTCTATCCCTTTGTGGGTGATGATGGTAGGAGCATTAGGTATCGTATTGGGCTTAGCGTTATTTGGCCCCAAGCTGATTCGTACGGTGGGCTCGGAGATTACTGAGCTGAATAAAATGCGCGCTTTTAGTGTGGCTATGGCCGCCTCCATCACCGTTATAATTGCCTCACAATTAGGCCTGCCAGTAAGCTCTACCCATATCGCTGTCGGCGGTATCTTTGGGGTAGGATTTTTGCGGGAGTACATCAAAAAATCTTATCAGCGTATGGTTGATGAGATTATGGAGCATCACGAAGGCGTCGAACAAGAGATAGTAGAGGCTTTTTTGCAAGATTTTCAAGCCGCTTCGGTGGCGGGCAAGCATGCTATGCTCCAACAACTTAAACAAAATAATACCGCGACGCAGTTTAGTAAAAGGGAAAGAAAGACTCTTAAAAAAGTGTATAAAAATGAGCTAGTAAAACGCTCAGCGCTACTTAGAATCGCCGCAGCTTGGGTAATCACCGTACCTGCTTCTGCGCTTTTGGCCGCGCTTATTTTTTATACCATCAGAGGAGCGCTGTTACCTTAAGTCTCTAACTTTTTCGGTCAAAAAGTATCATCGTGACACCCTAAACGGATCATTAAGCGCATGTATAGAAAGATAATACTGCTAAGCGTCTTTATCATTTTGGCTTATGGCTTTTGGGTAAGTCCAAACCTAAAGCAGATTAGTGCTGGGGTGGCGATATTTTTGTTTGGAATGTTAGCGCTAGAGGAAGGCTTTAGAGCATTTACGGGTGGCTTATTAGAAAAAATTCTAAAAAAAACCACCACTGGCTTATGGAAAAGCATGAGCTTTGGCGTCGTTACCACCACTATAATGCAGTCGAGCTCCTTAGTTTCGGTAATTGCTATCTCATTTTTGTCGGCCGGTTTAATCAGCTTAGTCTCCGGTATCGGTATTATCTTCGGTGCTAATTTAGGCACGACAACAGGCGCTTGGTTGGTTGCAGGTTTGGGGCTAAAAGTCGATATCGCCGCTTATGCTATGCCAATGCTGGTGTTTGGGGTTATTTTGATATTACAAAAGTCCAAGCACCTAAAAGGTATTGGCTATATATTGGCGGGGCTGGGATTTTTGTTTTTAGGTATTCATTATATGAAAGAGGGCTTCGAGCTCTTTCGTGAAAATATCGACCTGACCGCTTATGCCATGACGGGTCTCAAAGGCTTACTGCTTTATACTTTGATAGGTATCGTCGCGACAGTGATTATGCAGTCCAGTCACGCCACCTTAGTGCTGATTATCACCGCGCTTGCCAGTCAGCAAATCACTTATGATAATGCGTTGGCCTTAGCGATTGGCAGTAATATCGGCACCACCGTCACTGCTATTATCGGTGCCATCAGCGCTGGCGTTAACGGCAAAAGACTAGCTGCCGCCCACTTGGTGTTTAACGTCATTACAGGACTAGTAGCCATAGCTCTAATCGCTCAATTGATGGTAACGGTTGATTGGTTATCTAAGCTATTAAACATAGCAGACGATAATTACACCCTTAAACTGGCGGTATTTCATACTTTATTTAATCTATTAGGCGTCATTTTGATGGTGCCTTTCATCGATAAATTAGCCGCTATTATCACCAAACTACTTCCTGATAAAGTCTTTGCGGTTGCAGAGCCAGTTTATTTGTTAGATTCCGCTCTGGAGATTCCGGAGCTGGCAGTGGAGGCGGTGTATCAAGAAACACTGAACCTAGCGAATTATTTCTTTGGCGTACTGTGTCATGGATTGAGCTTTAAAGTCGCTGATATTCGCTCAAATATTGCAATAAAAGAGATTATAGATTCTTTTGAGAAGCCTATTCCTATTAATTTAGATGAAGAATATACCACCAAAATTAAGGGACTCTATGTTGAGATAGTCAATTACACAGGTCAGATCAATAATGAGAATATGACTTCTGCACAAAATAATAGAATATTTGAGCTACGCTCAGCGGGCAGTAGTATGCTAGCGGCTATCAAAAGCACCAAACATCTGCACAAAAATTTATCTCGATATTTAAATGACCCCAATCCTTTTGTGCGAGCCGAATATAACAAGATTCGCTATCGATTGGGCAGCATCCTTAGAAGCCTTATTGAAATACAAGACAATTCGGACAAAATCAGTGAGTTTATTACAATACTACCAACCATTGAGGCTATGAGAGTCGAGGCGATTCAGGCAGATCAGCAGTTTATCATTGATATCAACTCGATCATTCGCGACAGAAAGATTAGCGCTGCTATGGCGACATCCTTGATGAACGATAATAGCTATACTAATAATATTGCCAATCAGCTCTTAGAGATTGCCACAATATTGTTCAAAAAATGAGTTAGCCTTCATTCATGATTATAGAAGCAAGAGGCTAAAGCTGTTAAAGTAGCTATAAAAATAGCCTAAGCAGAATAAAAAAGCTAAATCATTAGTACTTTTATAAATAACTTAAATCAGCCTCACTAAAAAAGCCCGTTTAGCATAACTAATCGTCTGCTAAATGGGCTTATTTATTTTCATAAAGTCAAATTAACGATTAGGTAAAACGTCTTTGACCGCGTCACGTAAATCATGCAAGGCAACGACCGTGCTATCCCAATCTAGACAACCATCAGTAATAGATTTGCCGTATTCAAGCTGGCTTAGATCGGCGGTAAGCTTTTGATTGCCGCCTTTTAGATGACTCTCAATCATCATGCCAATGATAGATTTATTACCGTTTTGGATTTGCTCAGCGACGTTTTTGATAACCATCGGCTGCAAGTAAGGATCTTTACCGGAGTTGGCATGGCTTGAGTCAATCATAATCTTGGTGCTGGTTTTGCCTTTCTCTAACTCATTTTCAGCGGCGGCTACCGCTGTTTCATCATAGTTAGGTTTGCCATTACCACCGCGCAGTACCACATGCGCGTATGGGTTGCCTTTAGATTTGATGATAGAGACCTGCCCATCAGCGGATAGCCCTAAGAAGCTATGACCTTCTTTCACCGCTTGCATCGCATTAACCGCGACGGTCATACCGCCATCGGTGCCGTTTTTGAAGCCAACCGGACAAGATAAGCCTGAGCTCATCTCGCGGTGCGTTTGACTCTCAGTCGTACGTGCGCCGATAGCAGACCAGCTAATCAAATCCTGCATGTACTGCGGGGTATTGGGATCGAGCGCTTCGGTGGCGCAAGGTAGACCTTTTTCATTTAGATCAATCAACAGCTTACGAGCGCTACGCAGACCTTTTTCTATATCGAAACTGTCATTCATATCAGGATCGTTGATCATGCCTTTCCAGCCCACAGTAGTACGCGGCTTTTCAAAATAAACTCGCATCACCACAAATATACTGTCTTCAATCTCTTTGGCCAATACAGCCAAACGATCAGCATATTCGTGAGCGGCTTTTATATCGTGAATAGAGCACGGGCCAATCACCACAAACAAGCGCTTATCTTTGCCATCCAAGATATCTTGAATAGTACGGCGACCTTTTAGCACCGTTTTATAAGCGGCATCGGTAAGTGGTAGCTCAGTTTTTAGCTGAGCAGGAGTGATTAAAGGAATGAATTGTTCAATATTCACGTCATCAATATCTGCGTTATGGGTAGCGGTTGTAGTCATGGTTATCTATCGTCTAGCTGATTTATAGGAATATTCATTATGCGGTCAAAAGCTGCCGTTGACAAGGGTAGTCGGTCAATTAACTGACTCATAACAGGAATGTGAAAACCAAAATTTTGTTATACTTAGCTTTTTATGATTATATTCTCCGCTATTTTTTAACATTAAAGGTTGGTCATGACAGATATTGCTAAGCCTAAAGCTGCAACTGAGCTTATAGATACTTCACAAAACCATTCGCCATTATCAGCGCCATTAGTGATAGGGATAGTGGCAGGCGAGGTATCTGGTGATAGTCTTGGCGCTGATTTTATGCAGCAGATGAATAATTTGCGTGATGATATCATCTGGGTTGGAGTGGGCGGCACAAAAATGCAAGCGCAAGGGCTGCAAAGTCTGTTTCCCTTATCGCGTCTAGCGGTGATGGGCTTAGTGGAAGTCGTCTCACAACTATCTGACTTATTCAAAGCGCGTCGTGAATTGTTAACAGCATTTGCCGCTGCTGATATTGATTGGTTTATTGGTATTGATGCCCCTGATTTTAACTTGCGCGTTGCTAAGAAGCTAAAGCCTAAAGGGGTATTTTGTGTGCAGTATGTTAGCCCCTCTATCTGGGCATGGCGCGAGTCGCGTATTCATGGCATTAAAGAAGCTACTAACTTAGTGCTGTGTCTATTTCCATTCGAGCTACCCGTCTATGAGCGTTATAATCATCCGGCCATTTGTGTCGGTCATCCGCTGCTCAGAACTTTAGATAAGAAGCTTACTCACACTCCGACTAATCAGTTACGTAGCGAGCTGGTTTGGCATAATGATGGCCTGCAGCAATTCTTCATCGAGCGCTTTGAGGCGGTTAGCCAGCTTATTTGTGTGATGCCAGGCTCACGGCGCAGTGAGATTACCGCTATTTTACCCTTAATGCTAGATGGCATTCAAAAGCTATTGTTAGTAGATCCTAAGCTATGTTTTATCATCCCGACCGTCGATCAAAATCATCAATACATCGTGCAAGACGTGATAGATAAGCGCTCTGAGCAGCTACGCGCCGCTATCGCAGTGGTCTATGATGATAGTCAGCCAGCCTTTAGTCAGCAAGCGATGGCCGCCTCCGATATTGTCATGCTAGCCTCAGGCACCGCCACTTTGGAGGCGATGCTGCTTGAGCGCCCCATGGTGGTGATTTATCAGCTCAATCAGTTGACTTATCAAATTGCCAAGCGCTTAGTCAAAACTCCCTTTGTAGCATTGCCTAATATTTTGGCAGGAGAGGCGATAGTAACTGAGCTGATCCAAGAGCAAGCGACAGGCGAAAATATCTGCCGTACTTTGACCAAATTATTGCAGCCACGCGCTTATAGCGAGCAGCTCAATAATCTATTAGCTACCAAGCGAGATTTGCAGCAGCAGAGCAATCACGATCCTGCCAATAGTGTGGTCGAGCAGTGGTACCTGCAAAATCAGGCTTTGACTAAACCTTAGT encodes:
- a CDS encoding inorganic phosphate transporter, yielding MDLKSIEKIEKKAGFSRSEALRMAWVLVFIIGVMLYAHFNTPAVPGRIMLIVAAMIGGYMALNIGANDVANNVGPAVGSQALTMVGAIVIAGIFEAAGALIAGGDVVSTIKNGIIDPSLIQDSNVFIWIMMAALLAGAVWLNFATAVGAPVSTTHSVVGGVMGAGIAAGGWGIVNWSQMAAIASSWVISPVMGGIIAAAFLLLIKHTITYKDDKIAAAKRVVPLLISLMAWSFTTYLLMKGLNKLWELSFAMALGLGFFVAIAIYIIIKPLIAKAADNIDNDKHAINSLFTVPLIFAAAMLSFAHGANDVANAVGPLAAISDAITSGGIASQASIPLWVMMVGALGIVLGLALFGPKLIRTVGSEITELNKMRAFSVAMAASITVIIASQLGLPVSSTHIAVGGIFGVGFLREYIKKSYQRMVDEIMEHHEGVEQEIVEAFLQDFQAASVAGKHAMLQQLKQNNTATQFSKRERKTLKKVYKNELVKRSALLRIAAAWVITVPASALLAALIFYTIRGALLP
- a CDS encoding Na/Pi symporter — protein: MYRKIILLSVFIILAYGFWVSPNLKQISAGVAIFLFGMLALEEGFRAFTGGLLEKILKKTTTGLWKSMSFGVVTTTIMQSSSLVSVIAISFLSAGLISLVSGIGIIFGANLGTTTGAWLVAGLGLKVDIAAYAMPMLVFGVILILQKSKHLKGIGYILAGLGFLFLGIHYMKEGFELFRENIDLTAYAMTGLKGLLLYTLIGIVATVIMQSSHATLVLIITALASQQITYDNALALAIGSNIGTTVTAIIGAISAGVNGKRLAAAHLVFNVITGLVAIALIAQLMVTVDWLSKLLNIADDNYTLKLAVFHTLFNLLGVILMVPFIDKLAAIITKLLPDKVFAVAEPVYLLDSALEIPELAVEAVYQETLNLANYFFGVLCHGLSFKVADIRSNIAIKEIIDSFEKPIPINLDEEYTTKIKGLYVEIVNYTGQINNENMTSAQNNRIFELRSAGSSMLAAIKSTKHLHKNLSRYLNDPNPFVRAEYNKIRYRLGSILRSLIEIQDNSDKISEFITILPTIEAMRVEAIQADQQFIIDINSIIRDRKISAAMATSLMNDNSYTNNIANQLLEIATILFKK
- a CDS encoding 3-deoxy-7-phosphoheptulonate synthase, with product MTTTATHNADIDDVNIEQFIPLITPAQLKTELPLTDAAYKTVLKGRRTIQDILDGKDKRLFVVIGPCSIHDIKAAHEYADRLAVLAKEIEDSIFVVMRVYFEKPRTTVGWKGMINDPDMNDSFDIEKGLRSARKLLIDLNEKGLPCATEALDPNTPQYMQDLISWSAIGARTTESQTHREMSSGLSCPVGFKNGTDGGMTVAVNAMQAVKEGHSFLGLSADGQVSIIKSKGNPYAHVVLRGGNGKPNYDETAVAAAENELEKGKTSTKIMIDSSHANSGKDPYLQPMVIKNVAEQIQNGNKSIIGMMIESHLKGGNQKLTADLSQLEYGKSITDGCLDWDSTVVALHDLRDAVKDVLPNR
- the lpxB gene encoding lipid-A-disaccharide synthase — protein: MTDIAKPKAATELIDTSQNHSPLSAPLVIGIVAGEVSGDSLGADFMQQMNNLRDDIIWVGVGGTKMQAQGLQSLFPLSRLAVMGLVEVVSQLSDLFKARRELLTAFAAADIDWFIGIDAPDFNLRVAKKLKPKGVFCVQYVSPSIWAWRESRIHGIKEATNLVLCLFPFELPVYERYNHPAICVGHPLLRTLDKKLTHTPTNQLRSELVWHNDGLQQFFIERFEAVSQLICVMPGSRRSEITAILPLMLDGIQKLLLVDPKLCFIIPTVDQNHQYIVQDVIDKRSEQLRAAIAVVYDDSQPAFSQQAMAASDIVMLASGTATLEAMLLERPMVVIYQLNQLTYQIAKRLVKTPFVALPNILAGEAIVTELIQEQATGENICRTLTKLLQPRAYSEQLNNLLATKRDLQQQSNHDPANSVVEQWYLQNQALTKP